A DNA window from Mya arenaria isolate MELC-2E11 chromosome 17, ASM2691426v1 contains the following coding sequences:
- the LOC128223591 gene encoding putative nuclease HARBI1, producing MESERPGMLMADSGYPLTTSLLTPLANPVTPAEARYNNAQSKGRMVIEQSFGILKGRFRCLHKTGGVLSYSPEKSCAIFMACARLHNMCLDWGLTLDDAQVVDPGQDAMEAWMGQPGLQVQELRRRVVNTFV from the exons ATGGAGAGTGAGAGGCCAGGGATGCTTATGGCTGATAGCGGTTATCCACTCACTACCAGCCTGCTAACTCCGCTTGCTAATCCCGTAACGCCTGCTGAAGCAAGATATAACAACGCGCAGAGCAAGGGAAGGATGGTTATCGAGCAGAGTTTTGGAATCCTGAAAGGAAGGTTTCG ATGTCTCCACAAAACCGGCGGTGTGTTGAGTTACAGTCCCGAAAAGTCGTGTGCAATTTTTATGGCATGTGCCAGGTTGCACAATATGTGTTTGGATTGGGGTCTGACACTGGACGATGCCCAAGTAGTGGACCCAGGCCAAGATGCTATGGAGGCCTGGATGGGACAACCAGGCTTGCAGGTGCAAGAACTGCGACGACGAGTTGTGAACACTTTTGTGTGA